From a single Fusobacterium pseudoperiodonticum genomic region:
- the cobJ gene encoding precorrin-3B C(17)-methyltransferase, whose protein sequence is MSNGKIYVVGIGPGNMEDISIRAYNILKNINVIAGYTTYVDLVKDEFPDKEFLVSGMKREIERCREVLEVAKTGKNVALISSGDAGIYGMAGIMLEVAMGSGIEVEVVPGITSTIAGAALVGAPLMHDQAIISLSDLLTDWEVIKKRIDCASQGDFAISLYNPKSKGRTEQIVEAREIMLKHKLPTTPVALLRHIGRKEENYTLTTLEDFLNFDIDMFTIVLVGNSNTYVKDGKMITPRGYEKKSNWGK, encoded by the coding sequence ATGAGTAATGGAAAAATTTATGTAGTGGGAATAGGGCCTGGAAATATGGAAGATATAAGTATAAGAGCGTATAATATTTTAAAAAATATAAATGTTATAGCTGGATATACAACTTATGTTGACTTAGTTAAAGATGAATTTCCAGATAAAGAATTTTTAGTTTCAGGAATGAAAAGAGAAATTGAAAGATGTAGAGAAGTTTTAGAAGTTGCTAAAACAGGTAAAAATGTTGCCTTAATCAGTAGTGGAGATGCTGGAATTTATGGTATGGCAGGTATAATGTTAGAAGTTGCTATGGGAAGTGGAATAGAAGTGGAAGTTGTTCCAGGAATTACTTCAACAATAGCAGGAGCAGCATTAGTTGGAGCTCCTCTTATGCATGATCAAGCTATAATAAGTTTAAGTGACTTATTGACTGATTGGGAAGTTATTAAAAAAAGAATTGACTGTGCAAGTCAAGGAGATTTTGCAATTTCACTTTATAATCCTAAGAGTAAAGGAAGAACTGAACAAATAGTTGAAGCAAGAGAAATTATGTTAAAACATAAATTACCTACTACCCCTGTTGCTTTACTAAGACATATAGGAAGAAAAGAAGAAAATTATACTTTAACAACATTGGAAGATTTTTTAAATTTTGATATAGATATGTTCACAATAGTATTAGTTGGAAACTCTAATACTTATGTAAAAGATGGAAAAATGATTACACCTAGAGGATATGAAAAGAAATCTAACTGGGGAAAATAA
- a CDS encoding DMP19 family protein, which produces MKRKFINVTKEYIENLAPTDFCVELIQPAWETVNIYGSYEEYEESLKPYTTEQRYLLAMHWLGAEVDNGGFQQFLSNSTGIVWEDAYKGYQAIGSEKLAYLIEELIKIYGRDIPFDREERGNILDSFSQEKLAEIDAITDLYYEIEEPEWRKVTLWVKANSEKFFIQAEINDYSR; this is translated from the coding sequence ATGAAAAGAAAATTTATCAATGTTACAAAAGAATATATAGAAAACTTAGCTCCTACAGATTTTTGTGTTGAACTTATTCAACCTGCTTGGGAGACAGTGAATATTTATGGAAGTTATGAGGAATATGAAGAGTCATTAAAACCTTATACAACTGAACAAAGATACTTGCTTGCAATGCATTGGCTTGGAGCAGAGGTTGATAACGGAGGTTTTCAACAATTTTTAAGTAACTCTACTGGTATTGTTTGGGAAGATGCATATAAAGGATATCAAGCTATTGGCTCAGAAAAATTAGCTTATTTAATTGAAGAACTAATAAAAATTTATGGTAGAGATATACCTTTTGATAGAGAAGAAAGAGGAAATATATTAGATAGTTTTAGTCAAGAAAAATTGGCAGAAATAGATGCAATTACAGATCTATATTATGAAATTGAAGAGCCTGAATGGAGAAAAGTTACTCTTTGGGTAAAAGCTAACAGTGAAAAATTTTTTATTCAAGCTGAAATAAATGATTATAGTAGATAA
- a CDS encoding AAA domain-containing protein: protein MDKRGNIIALYQYIAEVVKSIKTEKKDIHNEEWCYFLEDLPKYLGVTLNYLDNKNNLANQKILQIEKLPFLEPLAIDKELLEWISGDWADHKSPIKLLSEKIIKENDSSKVINISKKEKEVLEKLLKDRKLWVEEQKKIEVVRKLFDTLYNKYLVLDRDSDSLELVFANGLVRVPNEDICYPILLKKANFTIDTEKNIISITDSSDNDLITQELYLNFLAEVENINLDNVFYLEDKILENNIHPISKNETIKDFFREFIHNLNPRAQFIEDTDKNNKENVITIEWKPILFIRKKDDGKVEAINNIIKNIENGGEIPEYLSELVGIIGSDKKTIEQVPDILFTKETNNEQIEIIKSLYSHRAVVVQGPPGTGKTHTIANLLGHFLAEGKNVLITSQTKKALDVLKEKIPTDIQDLCISMLDDDSSDLGNSVESISEKLGYLNLETLKNECEEIENQRNELKEDIKNIKRKIFNIKYQESHPIIYNNESITLKEAGEFLRKNQRELDRIPGVVSSGVPCPINNENLAFLKSGYKKSVSKEEEKEIKLGLNKISDFWTLEELKELFETKEEITSRLDLLLKDRNYRIDDNLFYIDDKTIIDLEKFKNYPDIDKIIPEDLKTVEDWKRDVCIAGSENSGDRKIWLSFIKDIRRLYDLTNMTKDQLFKKDVVYKDIDVSTAKKLITALKKGIEKPGFFFKHRLRKARREISDKVTINNRILETLYDCNVALEYTNLTELKENTKNTWDILMTGTTLTDKENNKNLYKQLYSYAEQMEYLLNWYDREKKSFLHKIENAGFEKIDFNKTEGSPIHVDEINQILDFIPTLEELITIGKVALEYREIYKKRSDYLEKIENLIKDHSPLGKEIENAVLNEDTDKYSKTLEKLRVLSEKEVLYKKYKTLLNDVKTVASSWGDELENGLFNDKIENIYNVWRYKQISQKLKELAEKPYFNLQADILEKSEELKNLTIELVTKKTWYNIVKFLEEKDNLAISQALKGWKQTIQKIGKGTSKNSNLHKKHAKEKMLLCQKVVPAWIMPLNKVFDTLNPVENKFDIVIIDEASQSDISSLILLYMAKKVIIVGDDKQVSPSDVGVNIDKINMFRRKYIKGKVANDDLYGIRASLYSIVSTTFQPISLREHFRSVPEIIGYSNKTSYDNQILPLRDSNSSILKPAIIEHKVAGKRDEKNKINKIEAETIVSLIEACLAMKEYKNSTFGVISLLGDEQAELIQNLIVQRIPATEIENHKILCGNSASFQGDERDVIFISLVDSSEENKSLRLVGEGVEGATRKRYNVAISRAKDQLWIVHSIDKNALKEGDLRKELFDYIDSLKENTFEKSAIENSTASDFENEVARHLLEKNYTIKQKWRVGSYDIDMVAIYDDKKIAIECDGKTLNHTEEEVIANLEEQEILERCGWEFIRVRASEYFRNPEKAIKDLIIQLDDKGVYPNHKEVYSDKNELLNNIKSEVLELMEKYEEE from the coding sequence ATGGATAAGAGGGGAAATATCATTGCACTTTATCAATACATAGCTGAAGTAGTCAAAAGTATAAAGACAGAAAAAAAAGATATTCATAATGAGGAATGGTGCTATTTTTTAGAAGATCTTCCTAAATATTTAGGAGTCACACTCAATTATTTAGACAACAAAAACAACCTAGCTAATCAAAAAATTTTACAAATTGAAAAATTACCTTTTTTAGAGCCTTTAGCTATAGATAAGGAGCTTTTAGAGTGGATAAGTGGTGATTGGGCTGACCATAAATCACCTATAAAATTATTATCAGAAAAAATTATCAAAGAAAATGATAGTTCTAAAGTTATTAATATTTCAAAAAAAGAAAAAGAGGTGTTAGAGAAACTTTTAAAAGACAGAAAATTATGGGTAGAAGAACAGAAGAAAATAGAAGTTGTTAGAAAATTATTTGATACATTATACAATAAGTATTTAGTGTTAGATAGAGATTCTGATAGTCTTGAATTAGTCTTTGCAAATGGACTTGTAAGAGTTCCTAATGAAGATATATGCTATCCTATTTTATTAAAGAAAGCTAATTTTACTATTGATACAGAAAAAAATATAATCTCTATCACTGATAGTTCTGATAATGATCTTATAACACAAGAACTATATTTAAATTTCCTAGCAGAAGTTGAAAATATCAATTTAGATAATGTTTTTTATTTAGAAGATAAAATTTTAGAAAACAATATTCATCCCATTTCTAAAAATGAAACTATCAAAGACTTTTTTAGAGAATTTATACATAACTTAAATCCAAGAGCACAATTCATAGAAGATACAGATAAAAATAACAAAGAAAATGTAATAACTATTGAATGGAAGCCAATACTTTTTATTAGAAAAAAAGATGATGGAAAAGTAGAGGCTATCAATAATATAATTAAAAATATAGAAAATGGTGGAGAAATCCCTGAATACTTAAGTGAATTAGTTGGAATTATTGGAAGTGATAAAAAAACTATTGAGCAAGTTCCTGATATCCTTTTCACAAAGGAAACTAATAATGAACAAATAGAGATTATCAAAAGTCTATATTCACATAGAGCTGTAGTAGTTCAAGGACCTCCAGGGACTGGAAAAACTCATACTATTGCTAATCTACTAGGACATTTTCTTGCAGAGGGAAAAAATGTTTTAATTACTAGCCAAACTAAAAAAGCTTTAGATGTTTTAAAAGAAAAAATTCCTACAGATATTCAAGATTTATGTATTTCAATGTTGGATGATGATAGCAGTGATTTAGGAAATTCTGTAGAAAGTATTTCAGAAAAGTTAGGATATTTAAATCTAGAAACTCTAAAAAACGAATGTGAAGAAATTGAAAATCAAAGAAACGAGCTAAAAGAAGATATAAAAAATATTAAAAGAAAAATATTTAATATAAAATATCAAGAAAGCCATCCTATTATCTACAACAATGAAAGTATTACTTTAAAAGAAGCTGGGGAATTTTTAAGAAAAAATCAAAGAGAATTGGATAGAATACCTGGTGTGGTAAGTAGTGGTGTTCCTTGTCCTATAAATAATGAAAATCTTGCTTTCTTAAAATCAGGCTATAAGAAAAGTGTAAGTAAAGAAGAAGAAAAAGAAATAAAATTGGGCTTGAATAAAATTTCAGACTTTTGGACTTTAGAAGAGTTAAAAGAACTATTTGAAACTAAAGAAGAAATTACATCTAGATTAGATCTTCTTTTAAAAGATAGAAATTATCGTATAGATGATAATCTCTTCTATATAGATGATAAAACAATAATAGATTTAGAAAAATTTAAAAATTATCCAGATATAGATAAAATAATTCCTGAAGATTTAAAAACAGTTGAAGACTGGAAAAGAGATGTCTGTATAGCAGGTTCTGAAAATTCTGGTGATAGAAAAATATGGTTAAGCTTTATAAAAGACATCAGAAGGTTATATGATCTTACTAATATGACAAAAGATCAACTATTTAAAAAAGATGTAGTATATAAAGATATTGATGTTAGTACAGCTAAAAAATTAATTACTGCATTAAAAAAAGGAATTGAAAAACCTGGTTTTTTCTTTAAACATAGATTAAGAAAAGCTAGAAGAGAAATTTCAGATAAGGTTACTATAAATAATAGAATTTTAGAAACTTTATATGATTGTAATGTGGCTTTAGAATATACTAATTTAACTGAGTTAAAAGAAAATACTAAAAACACTTGGGATATTTTAATGACTGGAACCACTCTAACAGATAAGGAAAATAATAAAAATCTTTATAAACAACTATATTCTTATGCTGAGCAAATGGAATATTTATTAAACTGGTATGACAGAGAGAAAAAATCATTTCTACATAAGATTGAAAATGCTGGATTTGAGAAAATAGATTTTAATAAAACTGAAGGTAGTCCTATACATGTAGATGAAATTAATCAAATACTTGATTTTATTCCTACTCTTGAAGAACTAATAACTATAGGAAAAGTGGCTCTAGAGTATAGAGAAATTTATAAGAAACGTAGTGATTATTTAGAAAAAATTGAAAATCTCATTAAAGATCACTCTCCTTTAGGTAAAGAAATAGAAAATGCTGTTTTAAATGAAGATACAGATAAATATTCTAAGACTCTTGAAAAATTAAGAGTATTATCAGAAAAAGAAGTTTTATATAAAAAATATAAAACTTTGTTAAATGATGTAAAAACTGTTGCTAGTTCATGGGGAGATGAGCTAGAAAATGGTCTATTTAATGATAAAATTGAAAATATATACAATGTATGGAGATATAAACAGATTTCTCAAAAATTAAAAGAATTAGCTGAAAAACCTTATTTTAACCTACAGGCTGATATTTTAGAAAAATCTGAAGAATTAAAAAACTTAACTATAGAACTAGTTACTAAAAAAACTTGGTACAATATTGTAAAATTTCTTGAAGAAAAGGATAATTTAGCAATAAGCCAAGCCCTTAAAGGTTGGAAACAAACTATTCAAAAAATAGGTAAAGGAACTAGTAAAAATAGCAACTTACATAAAAAACATGCGAAAGAGAAAATGCTACTTTGTCAAAAAGTTGTTCCTGCATGGATTATGCCTTTAAATAAAGTATTTGATACTTTAAATCCTGTTGAGAATAAATTTGATATAGTTATAATTGATGAAGCGAGTCAATCAGATATAAGTTCATTAATCTTATTGTATATGGCTAAAAAAGTTATAATTGTTGGAGATGATAAACAAGTCAGTCCATCAGATGTCGGTGTTAATATTGATAAAATTAATATGTTTAGAAGAAAATATATTAAAGGTAAAGTTGCTAATGATGATTTGTATGGAATAAGAGCTTCTCTATATTCTATTGTTTCAACTACATTCCAACCTATAAGTTTGAGAGAACACTTTAGATCAGTTCCTGAAATTATTGGTTATAGTAATAAAACTTCTTATGACAATCAAATATTACCTTTAAGAGATTCTAATTCATCTATACTAAAACCTGCTATTATTGAGCATAAAGTAGCTGGAAAAAGAGATGAAAAAAATAAAATCAATAAAATAGAAGCTGAAACTATTGTCAGCTTAATAGAAGCTTGTTTAGCTATGAAAGAATATAAAAACAGTACATTTGGAGTTATATCATTGCTAGGGGATGAGCAAGCAGAGTTAATTCAAAATTTAATAGTTCAAAGAATTCCTGCAACAGAAATAGAAAATCATAAAATTCTATGTGGAAATTCCGCTAGTTTTCAAGGTGATGAAAGAGATGTAATATTCATTAGTTTAGTTGATAGCTCTGAAGAAAATAAATCACTTAGATTAGTAGGAGAAGGAGTAGAAGGAGCAACTAGAAAGAGATATAATGTTGCGATTAGTCGTGCAAAAGATCAATTATGGATAGTTCACTCTATAGATAAAAATGCTTTGAAAGAGGGAGATTTAAGAAAAGAATTATTTGACTATATAGATTCTTTAAAAGAAAATACTTTTGAAAAATCTGCTATTGAAAATTCTACTGCTTCTGATTTTGAAAATGAAGTTGCAAGACATCTATTAGAAAAGAATTATACTATCAAGCAAAAATGGAGAGTTGGTTCTTATGATATAGATATGGTTGCTATCTATGATGATAAAAAAATTGCTATTGAATGTGATGGAAAAACTTTAAACCATACAGAAGAAGAAGTTATAGCTAATTTAGAAGAACAAGAAATTTTAGAACGTTGTGGCTGGGAATTTATAAGAGTTAGAGCAAGTGAATATTTTAGAAATCCTGAGAAGGCAATAAAAGATCTTATTATTCAATTAGATGATAAAGGAGTATACCCTAATCATAAAGAAGTTTATAGCGATAAAAATGAACTATTGAATAATATAAAATCTGAAGTATTGGAACTAATGGAGAAATATGAAGAAGAATAA
- a CDS encoding methyltransferase — translation MVDISKFDSVDVLKKSFENLKVAKEEIAKTLNKKVTAASWKALYENYIVAKPEITDINMIDSIEKLKNSFTNLKEAKEKISKILNRKVAASSWQVLYDKYVTEDLYFKDKVSKYIFYLVEIEGKPQLDFLGITYEYYSNKKVAEKWHKEMVKLIHPDRCKHPKATEAMQALEKLYKGMI, via the coding sequence ATGGTAGACATTAGTAAATTTGATTCTGTTGATGTTTTGAAAAAAAGTTTTGAAAATTTAAAAGTAGCAAAAGAAGAGATAGCTAAAACTTTAAATAAGAAAGTTACAGCTGCTTCATGGAAAGCACTATATGAAAACTATATAGTTGCAAAACCAGAGATAACAGATATTAATATGATTGATTCCATTGAAAAATTAAAAAATAGTTTTACAAATTTAAAAGAAGCAAAAGAAAAAATTTCTAAGATTTTAAATAGAAAAGTTGCAGCTAGTTCTTGGCAAGTTTTATATGATAAATATGTTACTGAAGATTTATACTTTAAAGATAAAGTTTCAAAATATATATTCTATCTAGTAGAAATTGAAGGAAAGCCACAACTTGACTTTTTAGGAATAACTTATGAATACTATAGTAATAAAAAAGTTGCAGAAAAATGGCATAAAGAAATGGTAAAACTTATTCATCCTGATAGATGCAAGCATCCTAAAGCAACTGAGGCTATGCAAGCACTAGAAAAATTATATAAAGGGATGATTTAA
- a CDS encoding TIGR03915 family putative DNA repair protein, which translates to MANYYYDGSFDGLLTVIYMAYEDRENKMLRVNANTEQLILSLDGIHIVTDFSKARRVEKAVCEKLSYNFLNNIRTCFLSYDKNKDTVIIHTVYKALKQGEEILNSLDEHAFYLNKLVKQVLNERHKYLGLVRFKEMKDGTMFSTIEPKNNVLPILISHFKNRMKRERFAIYDKGRKMIVYYDGEKAEIFFVESLEIEWSDEEIEYSKLWKTFHKTISIKERENKKLQQSNLPKYYWKYLVEDM; encoded by the coding sequence TTGGCAAATTATTATTATGATGGAAGCTTTGATGGCTTACTAACAGTTATCTATATGGCATATGAAGATAGAGAAAATAAAATGCTCAGAGTTAATGCTAATACTGAACAGCTTATTTTATCTCTAGATGGTATCCATATTGTAACTGACTTTTCTAAAGCTAGAAGGGTTGAAAAAGCTGTATGTGAGAAGTTATCTTACAACTTTCTAAATAATATACGTACTTGCTTTCTATCATATGACAAAAATAAGGATACTGTAATAATTCATACAGTCTATAAAGCACTGAAGCAAGGAGAAGAAATTTTAAATTCTTTAGATGAACATGCTTTTTACCTTAATAAACTAGTAAAACAGGTATTGAATGAAAGACATAAATACCTTGGATTAGTAAGATTTAAAGAAATGAAAGATGGCACAATGTTTTCAACAATTGAGCCTAAGAATAATGTTCTTCCTATCCTAATTTCTCATTTTAAGAATAGAATGAAGAGAGAAAGATTTGCAATATATGATAAAGGAAGAAAAATGATAGTTTACTATGATGGAGAAAAAGCTGAAATCTTTTTTGTAGAATCTCTTGAAATTGAGTGGAGCGATGAAGAAATAGAATACTCAAAACTTTGGAAAACTTTTCATAAAACTATCTCAATAAAAGAAAGAGAAAACAAAAAACTTCAACAAAGTAACCTTCCAAAATATTATTGGAAATATCTTGTTGAAGATATGTAG
- a CDS encoding putative DNA modification/repair radical SAM protein → MSKSIEEKLRILSDAAKYDVSCSSSGSSRKNTNNGLGNAAINGICHSWSADGRCISLLKILMTNYCIYDCKYCINRKDNDIERAILSPDEIVKLTINFYRRNYIEGLFLSSGIIKNADYTMELMIAVAKKLRLKEKFNGYIHMKVIPGASRQLINEIGLYVDRVSVNIEFAENTALKLLAPDKKPTDISTSMGLIRKNMIENSEDKKIFKSTPSFIPAGQTTQMIIGASGESDYAILARSENLYKNFDLKRVYYSGYVPVNKSGILVSTEQAVPMIREHRLYQADWLLRFYDFKADEILDEKDPFVDPLLDPKTNWAIKNSHFFPIEINKASYRDLLRVPGIGITSAKRIVMTRKYSTIRYEHLKKLGIVIKRAKYFIVVNGEFLGFKKENPELLRNALMEKEKMVTEQLRLFNGL, encoded by the coding sequence ATGAGTAAATCTATAGAAGAAAAATTAAGAATACTAAGTGATGCTGCAAAATATGATGTTTCATGTTCATCAAGTGGAAGCAGTAGAAAAAATACAAATAATGGTTTAGGAAATGCTGCTATAAATGGTATATGCCATTCATGGTCAGCAGATGGAAGATGCATTTCTTTACTAAAAATACTTATGACAAATTATTGCATATATGATTGTAAATATTGTATCAATCGTAAAGATAATGATATTGAAAGAGCGATACTAAGTCCTGATGAAATTGTAAAATTAACTATAAATTTTTATAGGAGAAACTATATTGAAGGACTTTTTCTAAGTTCAGGAATAATAAAAAATGCTGACTATACAATGGAGTTAATGATTGCTGTAGCTAAAAAACTTAGACTGAAAGAAAAATTTAATGGCTATATCCATATGAAAGTAATCCCAGGAGCCAGTAGACAGCTTATTAATGAAATTGGCTTATATGTAGACAGAGTTTCAGTAAATATTGAATTTGCTGAAAATACTGCTCTTAAACTTCTTGCACCTGATAAGAAGCCTACTGATATTTCTACATCAATGGGACTTATTCGTAAAAATATGATTGAAAATTCAGAAGATAAAAAGATTTTTAAAAGCACCCCTTCTTTTATTCCAGCAGGTCAGACAACACAAATGATAATAGGGGCTAGTGGAGAAAGTGATTATGCAATACTTGCTAGAAGTGAAAATCTTTATAAAAATTTTGATTTAAAAAGAGTTTATTATTCAGGTTATGTACCTGTAAATAAATCAGGAATTCTTGTAAGTACTGAACAAGCTGTACCTATGATAAGAGAACATAGACTTTATCAAGCTGACTGGCTATTAAGATTTTATGACTTCAAAGCTGATGAAATTCTTGATGAAAAAGATCCTTTTGTTGACCCTCTTCTTGATCCAAAAACAAATTGGGCAATAAAAAATTCTCATTTTTTTCCCATAGAAATAAATAAAGCTTCATACAGAGACTTACTAAGAGTTCCAGGAATAGGTATAACGTCAGCTAAACGTATAGTTATGACTAGAAAATACAGTACAATAAGATATGAACATTTGAAAAAATTAGGAATAGTAATAAAAAGAGCTAAATATTTTATTGTCGTAAATGGAGAATTTTTAGGATTTAAAAAGGAAAATCCTGAACTATTAAGAAATGCTCTTATGGAAAAAGAAAAAATGGTAACAGAGCAGTTAAGACTTTTTAATGGCTTATAG
- the cbiG gene encoding cobalt-precorrin 5A hydrolase, producing MKLAFWTVTKGAGNIAREYKEKLQEHLKEDSIDVFTLKKYDVENTIQIEDFTANINEKFSQYDGHIFIMASGIVIRKIASLIGTKDKDPAVLLIDEGKHFVISLLSGHLGGANELTHSLANILKLVPVITTSSDVTGKIAVDTISQKLNAELEDLKSAKDVTSLIVNGQKVNILLPKNVKVTDKISADGFILVSNKKNIEYTRIYPKNLILGIGCKKDTKAEDILRAIEDCLDKNNLDIKSVKKVATVDVKENEQGLIDAVKFLNLNLEIISRDEIKKVQDQFEGSDFVEKNIGVRAVSEPVALLSSTGNGKFLVMKEKYNGITISIYEEEIDKYE from the coding sequence ATGAAATTAGCATTCTGGACTGTAACTAAAGGTGCAGGAAATATTGCAAGAGAATATAAAGAAAAATTACAAGAACACTTAAAAGAAGATAGTATTGATGTTTTTACTTTAAAAAAATATGATGTAGAAAATACTATTCAAATAGAAGATTTTACAGCTAATATAAATGAAAAATTTTCTCAATATGATGGACATATTTTCATTATGGCAAGTGGAATTGTAATTAGAAAAATAGCAAGTCTGATAGGAACTAAAGATAAAGACCCTGCTGTACTTTTAATAGATGAAGGAAAACACTTTGTGATTTCTCTTTTATCAGGACATTTAGGAGGAGCAAATGAATTGACTCATTCACTTGCCAATATTTTAAAACTTGTTCCTGTTATTACAACAAGTTCTGATGTTACAGGGAAAATAGCAGTGGATACTATATCTCAAAAATTAAATGCAGAACTTGAAGATTTAAAATCGGCTAAAGATGTAACATCTCTTATAGTCAATGGGCAAAAAGTTAATATACTTTTACCTAAAAATGTAAAAGTAACTGATAAGATTTCAGCAGATGGTTTTATTCTAGTATCAAACAAGAAAAATATTGAATATACTAGAATTTATCCTAAAAATTTAATTTTAGGTATTGGTTGTAAGAAAGACACAAAGGCGGAAGATATTTTAAGAGCTATTGAAGATTGTTTAGACAAAAATAATTTAGACATAAAATCAGTTAAAAAAGTGGCAACTGTTGATGTAAAAGAAAATGAACAAGGCTTGATAGATGCTGTAAAATTTCTAAATTTAAATTTAGAAATAATCTCAAGAGATGAAATCAAAAAAGTTCAAGACCAGTTTGAAGGTTCAGACTTTGTTGAAAAGAATATTGGAGTTAGAGCTGTGTCAGAGCCTGTTGCACTTTTATCATCAACAGGAAATGGAAAATTTTTAGTAATGAAAGAAAAATACAATGGTATAACAATTTCAATTTATGAGGAGGAAATAGATAAATATGAGTAA
- the cobK gene encoding precorrin-6A reductase — MIWVIGGTKDSRDFLEKFVEYENDIIVSTATEYGAKLIENLPVKTSSEKMDKEAMLKFVENNKITKVIDTSHPYAFEVSKNAMDVAEEKNIQYFRFEREKVDILPKKYKNFEEIKDLIEYVENLEGNILVTLGSNNVPLFKDLKNLSNIYFRILSRWDMVKRCEDNNILPKNIIAMQGPFTENMNIAMMEQFNIKYLITKKAGDTGGEREKVSACDKLDVEIVYLDKKEMSYRNCYTDIDILIKNLIK, encoded by the coding sequence ATGATTTGGGTTATCGGTGGTACTAAAGATTCAAGAGACTTTTTAGAAAAATTTGTAGAATATGAAAATGATATTATAGTTTCAACTGCAACAGAATATGGAGCAAAATTAATTGAAAATTTACCTGTAAAAACTTCATCTGAAAAAATGGATAAGGAAGCTATGCTAAAATTTGTAGAAAATAATAAAATTACAAAGGTAATAGATACAAGTCACCCTTATGCTTTTGAAGTTTCAAAAAATGCTATGGATGTTGCTGAAGAAAAGAATATTCAGTATTTTAGATTTGAAAGAGAAAAAGTTGATATACTACCTAAAAAGTATAAAAATTTTGAAGAGATTAAAGATTTGATAGAATATGTTGAAAATTTAGAAGGAAATATTTTAGTTACTTTAGGGAGTAACAATGTTCCGCTATTTAAAGATTTAAAAAATTTATCTAATATATATTTTAGAATTCTATCAAGATGGGATATGGTTAAAAGATGTGAAGATAATAACATTCTTCCTAAAAATATTATTGCTATGCAAGGACCTTTCACTGAAAATATGAATATAGCAATGATGGAACAATTTAATATTAAGTATCTTATTACTAAAAAAGCAGGAGATACAGGGGGAGAAAGAGAAAAAGTAAGTGCTTGTGACAAGCTAGATGTTGAAATTGTCTATCTTGATAAAAAAGAAATGTCTTATAGAAATTGTTATACTGATATAGATATATTAATAAAAAATTTAATAAAATAA